One segment of Nostoc piscinale CENA21 DNA contains the following:
- a CDS encoding TRAP transporter substrate-binding protein, with product MKRRKILNTAALATATAATLTACNRSSTSPTLQTGLPTVRWRMATSWTKSLGTFIGAKVVSQRVKEMTNGRFTITPFAAGELVPGLQVLDAVQAGTVECGHTSSYYYIGKSPALAFATSVPFGLNAQQQNAWLYHGGGLEAIQKVYANFNIINFPAGNTGAQMGGWFKKEIKTVTDLKGLKMRIPGLGGQVMSRLGVNVQVLPGGEIYLSLDRGAIDAAEWVGPYDDEKLGLNKAAKYYYYPGWWEPGPSLDVLVNLNAWNKLPQEYQQILKAATLEANMNMLTEYDALNGAALSRLIAGGTQLTPYSQEILQAAQQIAIEIYEENASKDTNFKQVYEQWKNFRQQIYNWNRVNELSYANFVTASNNK from the coding sequence ATGAAACGCCGAAAGATTTTAAACACAGCTGCTTTAGCCACAGCTACGGCTGCAACCCTAACTGCTTGTAACCGGAGTAGTACATCTCCCACATTGCAAACTGGACTTCCGACTGTCCGTTGGCGAATGGCTACTAGTTGGACTAAAAGTTTAGGAACTTTTATCGGTGCCAAGGTAGTTTCACAACGAGTCAAGGAAATGACTAACGGTCGGTTTACAATTACCCCCTTTGCAGCTGGTGAGTTAGTCCCAGGATTGCAAGTTTTAGATGCTGTGCAAGCCGGAACTGTAGAATGCGGTCATACATCCAGCTATTATTACATCGGTAAAAGTCCGGCTTTAGCTTTCGCCACCTCTGTACCCTTTGGTTTAAACGCCCAACAGCAAAACGCTTGGTTATATCATGGCGGCGGTTTAGAGGCAATTCAGAAAGTTTACGCCAATTTCAACATCATTAATTTTCCCGCAGGTAACACTGGGGCGCAGATGGGAGGCTGGTTTAAAAAAGAAATTAAAACTGTCACCGACCTCAAAGGTTTAAAAATGCGAATTCCGGGATTAGGTGGACAGGTAATGTCGCGTTTGGGTGTGAATGTGCAAGTTTTACCTGGAGGCGAAATTTATTTGTCACTTGACCGGGGTGCAATTGACGCGGCTGAATGGGTAGGCCCTTACGATGATGAAAAACTCGGTTTAAATAAAGCTGCAAAATATTATTACTATCCTGGTTGGTGGGAACCAGGGCCATCTTTGGATGTGTTAGTTAATTTGAATGCTTGGAACAAATTACCCCAAGAATATCAACAAATTTTAAAAGCCGCTACTTTAGAAGCCAACATGAATATGCTGACAGAGTACGATGCGTTGAATGGTGCAGCACTTTCTAGATTGATTGCTGGTGGTACGCAACTCACTCCCTATAGTCAGGAAATTTTACAAGCAGCACAACAAATTGCCATTGAGATATATGAAGAAAATGCCAGTAAAGATACTAACTTTAAACAAGTTTATGAACAGTGGAAAAACTTTCGCCAACAAATTTATAACTGGAATCGGGTGAATGAATTAAGCTACGCCAACTTTGTCACTGCTAGTAATAACAAGTAA
- a CDS encoding TRAP transporter small permease subunit — protein MEKLLKISKIIDTCTEFIGRFTSWLVLVMVILGVWNVVGRYLGRFIGSNLTSNAYIEAQWYIFDLVFLLGAAYTLKHNEHVRVDIFYSNWQRRRKALADLVGTVFFLIPFCVMVIIFSWDTIIASWQIQENSPDPGGLPRYPIKAMIIVSFVLLIFQGISQAIKNWAIIQGRLAAEEEQRDTGL, from the coding sequence TTGGAGAAACTCTTAAAAATTTCAAAAATTATTGATACTTGTACTGAATTTATCGGTCGATTTACCAGTTGGCTGGTGCTAGTCATGGTCATACTGGGAGTATGGAACGTTGTCGGGCGATACTTGGGGCGATTTATTGGCAGTAACCTGACATCCAACGCTTATATCGAAGCCCAGTGGTATATTTTTGATTTAGTTTTTTTGCTGGGCGCAGCTTACACCCTGAAGCACAACGAACACGTCCGCGTAGATATTTTTTATAGTAATTGGCAACGTCGGCGCAAAGCCTTAGCAGACTTGGTGGGGACAGTATTTTTTTTGATTCCCTTCTGCGTGATGGTAATCATTTTTTCCTGGGATACCATCATTGCTTCTTGGCAAATTCAGGAAAATTCTCCTGATCCTGGTGGTTTACCCCGCTACCCAATCAAAGCCATGATTATTGTCTCCTTTGTATTGCTGATTTTTCAGGGAATTTCCCAAGCAATTAAAAACTGGGCAATTATCCAAGGCAGACTAGCAGCAGAGGAGGAACAACGTGACACTGGCTTATGA
- the mtnA gene encoding S-methyl-5-thioribose-1-phosphate isomerase, giving the protein MKNSANQVYPVIWHNDSVSLIDQTRLPNEYAFVEIHRSEDMAQAIKTMIVRGAPAIGVAAAYGMYLGAREIITRERTEFLTQLENVAQLLGSTRPTAVNLFWAISRMLKTAHATEGSVEDIKQVLFQTAQAINAEDLQTCQAMGDHGLTVLPKTPAKLTLLTHCNAGALATAGYGTALGVVRSAWREGRLEKLFADETRPRLQGAKLTAWECVQENIPVTLITDNMAAHCMQRGLIHAVVVGADRIAANGDTANKIGTYSLAIVAKAHNVPFFVAAPFSTVDFALSDGSQIPIEERHPEEIYQVGDTRLTPEGVEFYNPAFDVTPAELITAIITENGAFAPGDLAKYQLKQCVN; this is encoded by the coding sequence ATGAAAAACTCTGCAAACCAAGTTTATCCAGTCATTTGGCACAACGATTCCGTATCACTCATTGACCAAACCCGTTTACCCAATGAATACGCCTTTGTGGAAATTCATCGTAGTGAAGATATGGCGCAGGCAATTAAAACCATGATTGTGCGGGGTGCGCCAGCTATTGGGGTGGCTGCGGCTTATGGGATGTATCTTGGGGCGAGAGAAATTATCACCAGGGAACGCACTGAATTTTTAACCCAGCTAGAAAATGTCGCGCAATTATTAGGCTCTACTCGTCCCACGGCGGTAAATTTATTCTGGGCAATTAGTCGGATGTTAAAAACTGCCCACGCCACTGAAGGAAGCGTCGAAGATATCAAACAAGTTTTATTCCAAACAGCCCAAGCCATTAATGCAGAAGATTTGCAAACTTGTCAGGCGATGGGTGATCATGGTTTAACTGTATTGCCGAAAACACCCGCAAAGCTAACTTTACTGACCCACTGTAATGCTGGTGCGTTAGCAACGGCGGGTTATGGTACAGCTTTGGGTGTTGTGCGTTCTGCTTGGCGCGAAGGGCGTTTAGAAAAGTTGTTTGCTGATGAAACCCGCCCCCGGTTACAAGGTGCAAAACTCACAGCTTGGGAATGTGTGCAGGAAAATATACCTGTGACGCTAATTACCGATAACATGGCCGCCCATTGTATGCAGCGAGGATTAATTCATGCTGTTGTGGTTGGTGCTGATAGGATTGCGGCTAATGGTGACACAGCCAATAAAATTGGTACCTATAGTTTAGCGATCGTTGCTAAAGCTCACAATGTACCCTTTTTTGTTGCTGCGCCTTTTTCTACCGTTGATTTTGCCTTATCTGATGGTAGCCAAATCCCTATTGAAGAACGCCACCCAGAGGAAATTTATCAAGTTGGTGATACCAGACTCACCCCAGAGGGCGTAGAATTTTACAACCCAGCTTTTGATGTCACCCCAGCCGAGTTAATCACAGCCATCATTACAGAAAATGGAGCATTTGCACCTGGTGATTTAGCAAAGTACCAGTTAAAACAGTGTGTTAACTAA
- a CDS encoding hybrid sensor histidine kinase/response regulator: MSIILTDYSLIHLLDDNTNTCIYRAYQESTQISVIIKTLKTEYPTIEQITRLKYEYQILQSLPIEGVIQPLALESTQNKIALILEDFPGETLHDFINTHNLELTKILQIAIQLASTLAQLHQNNIIHKDIQPHNILIDPNTNKIKIIDFSIASRLQSENPTTNHINLLEGSLAYLSPEQTGRMNRLIDYRTDFYSLGVTLYQMLVGKLPFVASDPLELIHSHIAKIPLSPQELNSQIPAALSNIVMKLLAKTAEDRYQNALGLKADLESCLNQLQTTGIITDLVIGQLDLNSQFLIPQKLYGREPEVAQLMSIFERVSSGSTELTLVSGYSGIGKSSLVNEFSKSIIRHCGYFIAGKFDQYKRHIPYAAFIQAFQELIRQILTESPEKITNWKIKILSAVGVYGQVIIDVIPDIEKIIGTQPEIPSLGINEAQNRFNRLFQQFIYVFSQAEHPLVIFLDDLQWADVASLKLIQLLISNIESKYLFLMGAYRDHEVNSIHPLILTLAEIQKKGVNFNKIVLQPLNISHVQQLVNDTLQSFPEDSQELANLVFYKTQGNPFFVTQLLKSLHQENLLFFNFDTACWQWNIDTIKDIAITDNVVELMVNQIQKLSLKTQKLLQLAACIGDKFNLDILSIVNQKSWTETAKELWEALQAGLVLPLDSAYKIPLVLTEQQAEIQISYKFLHDRVQQASYSLIPDGEKKITHFTIGQLLLQKISPEEQKEHIFYLVNHLNYGIDSLTSNWEKYELVELNLIAGKKAKDTAAYESAMGYLKIGLSLLNNSSWQQQYELTLNVHQQAVEVAFLSGDFEQMELLAGVVLQQAKTQLEKVKIYELRIKSCEVQRKLMAAVQLGLQVLEMLGVKLNQAPTDLDIQQAIQETTNYLAGKQIKDLINSPTITDPHKLAAMRLIASLVPAAYQSAPKLFILMACKQVNLSIQYGNMPFSASGFADFGVVFSGLCQDIDAAYQVGQLALNLLENLDTYEVKSQVLFKVATFIIHWKHHVKDTLPLLEAAYFSGLEAGDLVHTGYSASNKCQYAFWSGAELSSLEQEMARYSQAIAQIHQETALKWHQVFHQAVLNLLGLSENPCLLIGEAYNEAELLAIHIQSNERTIIHYVFLNKLILCYLLGDFYQAVENASKAEQYLDGVTGWLNVPLFHFYDSLAQLAIYPSAASEHQKLLLNKVNNNQQKMQIWASYAPMNFQHKYELVEAEKARILGQYWQAMAHYDKAIIAAKEQGYIQEEALANELAAKFYFETGRDKLAQIYLIDAYYGYSNWGAIAKLRNLEVRYPQIVVRLSERQTPNLGKNQLINSSNHNTSQAFDLATVMKAAQALSGEIVLEKILAKLMQSLLENAGAETGYLILNQADNLFIAASGSFGQTEINVRQSSPVEVSQNLPISVINYVYRTGENVVINDANCEDIFTTDDYIVRHKPKSILCSPIVNQGKLVGILYIENKLIAGAFTPERLEVLQLLSSQAAISLENAHLYHDLEEYNRTLETKVKERTLELQAKNFQLQQEIHERQRAEEAAAAANCAKSEFLANMSHELRTPLNGILGYTQIFQTDTSLSSQQRNGVNIIHQCGEHLLTLINDILDISKIEARKMELEFKEFNFSAFLEGIAEICRLRAEIKSISLVYQPLGYLPKLIRGDEKRLRQVLINLLSNAVKFTKKGRINFKVGYVTQDGDWILNGEELTSQSPTPKIRFLVEDTGIGIAHEQLEEIFLPFKQVGEDSLKTEGTGLGLSISRQLAQMMGGELCVKSELGKGSVFWLDLELPEVEQQLNFDSEQSNIIGFTGSKRKILIVDDKWENRSVLVNILEPLGFEILEASDGLDCLNKIPNFQPDLIFMDLVMTGMDGFEATRRLRLLPNFKEVVVIAVSASVFEFNQQESRKVGCDNFLAKPIQKSELLEKLQVHLKLAWVYEDKVRKMKDEQKNFNLSFTLDISGFDCASLSR, from the coding sequence ATGAGTATTATTCTTACCGATTACAGCCTCATTCACCTTCTTGACGATAATACTAATACCTGTATTTATCGCGCTTACCAAGAATCAACGCAAATATCGGTAATTATTAAAACTCTTAAAACTGAGTATCCCACAATCGAACAAATAACTCGCCTGAAATACGAGTATCAAATACTGCAATCTTTACCAATAGAAGGAGTCATTCAACCTCTCGCCTTAGAAAGTACACAAAATAAAATCGCACTGATTTTAGAAGACTTTCCAGGAGAAACACTACATGATTTTATTAACACACATAATTTAGAATTAACTAAAATTTTACAAATTGCAATTCAATTAGCCTCAACATTAGCTCAGTTACATCAAAATAATATTATTCATAAAGATATTCAACCCCATAATATTTTAATCGACCCCAACACTAATAAAATCAAAATTATCGATTTTAGTATTGCATCACGCTTACAGAGCGAAAATCCAACAACAAATCACATCAATTTACTAGAAGGTAGTCTGGCTTATCTGTCACCCGAACAAACAGGGAGAATGAACCGCTTAATAGACTATCGCACTGATTTTTATTCTTTAGGTGTCACACTTTATCAAATGTTAGTTGGGAAACTGCCATTTGTAGCAAGTGATCCGTTAGAATTAATTCATTCTCATATTGCCAAAATTCCGCTATCACCCCAAGAATTAAATTCACAAATTCCGGCAGCATTATCTAATATTGTGATGAAATTATTAGCTAAGACTGCCGAAGATAGATATCAAAACGCCTTGGGTTTAAAAGCTGATTTAGAATCATGTTTGAATCAGCTACAAACAACTGGTATAATTACAGATTTGGTTATCGGTCAACTTGATTTAAACAGTCAATTTCTGATTCCGCAAAAACTTTATGGACGTGAGCCAGAAGTTGCTCAATTGATGAGTATTTTTGAGCGAGTCAGTTCAGGAAGCACCGAGTTAACATTAGTTAGTGGTTATTCGGGAATTGGTAAATCTTCCTTAGTTAATGAATTTTCAAAATCAATTATTCGCCACTGTGGTTATTTTATTGCCGGAAAATTTGACCAGTATAAACGTCATATACCCTATGCTGCATTCATCCAGGCTTTTCAAGAATTAATTCGACAAATATTAACAGAAAGTCCTGAAAAAATCACAAACTGGAAGATAAAAATATTATCAGCAGTTGGAGTTTATGGTCAAGTAATTATTGATGTTATTCCTGATATTGAAAAAATTATCGGTACTCAGCCAGAAATCCCATCATTAGGAATTAATGAAGCCCAAAACCGTTTTAATCGATTATTTCAACAATTTATTTATGTATTTTCCCAAGCAGAACATCCTTTAGTAATTTTTCTAGATGATTTGCAATGGGCGGATGTAGCATCTCTGAAGTTAATTCAACTACTCATCAGTAATATTGAGAGTAAGTATTTATTCCTCATGGGGGCATATCGTGATCATGAAGTCAATTCAATTCATCCATTAATATTAACTCTTGCAGAAATCCAGAAAAAGGGTGTAAATTTCAATAAGATTGTACTTCAGCCATTGAATATTAGTCATGTTCAACAATTAGTTAATGATACCTTGCAGAGTTTTCCAGAAGATTCTCAAGAACTAGCTAATTTAGTTTTTTATAAAACCCAAGGTAATCCATTTTTTGTAACGCAATTACTCAAATCTCTCCATCAAGAAAACTTATTGTTTTTTAATTTTGATACAGCTTGTTGGCAGTGGAATATCGACACTATAAAAGATATTGCCATTACCGATAATGTCGTTGAATTAATGGTGAATCAAATTCAAAAATTATCTCTGAAAACCCAAAAACTTTTACAACTAGCTGCTTGTATTGGCGATAAATTTAACTTAGATATTTTGAGTATTGTGAATCAAAAATCTTGGACAGAAACAGCCAAAGAACTTTGGGAAGCTTTACAAGCAGGCTTGGTTTTACCTTTAGATTCGGCTTATAAAATACCTTTGGTTTTGACTGAACAGCAAGCAGAAATACAAATTAGCTATAAATTTTTACACGACCGTGTACAACAAGCATCTTATTCACTAATTCCCGATGGTGAGAAAAAAATCACTCATTTTACCATTGGTCAGTTACTTTTACAAAAAATTTCACCAGAAGAGCAGAAAGAGCATATTTTCTATTTAGTCAATCACCTTAATTATGGCATTGATTCGCTCACCTCAAATTGGGAAAAATATGAACTAGTAGAACTGAATTTGATAGCTGGAAAAAAAGCAAAAGATACTGCTGCTTATGAGTCTGCTATGGGCTATTTAAAGATAGGTTTAAGCCTTCTGAATAATTCTAGCTGGCAGCAGCAATATGAATTGACCTTAAATGTCCATCAACAAGCAGTAGAAGTGGCATTTCTGAGCGGTGACTTTGAGCAAATGGAATTATTAGCTGGAGTCGTTCTGCAACAAGCTAAAACACAACTAGAAAAAGTGAAAATTTATGAGTTGCGAATCAAAAGTTGTGAAGTGCAAAGAAAATTAATGGCGGCTGTGCAGCTTGGTTTACAAGTTTTAGAGATGTTGGGAGTAAAACTCAACCAAGCACCAACCGATTTAGATATCCAGCAAGCTATTCAAGAAACTACCAATTATTTAGCAGGGAAACAAATCAAGGATTTAATTAATTCGCCTACGATAACAGATCCTCACAAACTAGCAGCGATGAGGCTAATAGCAAGTTTAGTACCTGCTGCTTATCAATCTGCACCGAAATTATTTATTTTGATGGCTTGTAAACAAGTTAACTTATCTATTCAATATGGGAATATGCCATTTTCAGCTAGTGGTTTTGCTGATTTTGGCGTAGTTTTTAGTGGCTTATGCCAAGATATTGACGCTGCTTATCAAGTCGGACAATTAGCCTTAAATTTATTAGAAAATTTAGATACTTATGAAGTAAAAAGTCAAGTTTTATTTAAAGTTGCTACTTTTATAATTCATTGGAAACATCATGTCAAAGATACCTTACCACTTTTAGAAGCTGCTTACTTTAGTGGCTTAGAAGCTGGGGATTTAGTACATACAGGATATTCAGCTAGTAATAAGTGTCAATACGCCTTTTGGAGTGGTGCAGAGTTAAGCAGTCTCGAACAAGAAATGGCAAGATATAGTCAGGCGATCGCTCAAATTCATCAAGAAACTGCTTTAAAATGGCACCAAGTCTTTCATCAAGCAGTTTTGAATTTACTTGGATTATCGGAAAACCCTTGTCTGTTAATTGGTGAAGCTTACAACGAAGCGGAATTATTAGCAATTCACATCCAATCAAATGAGCGGACAATTATTCACTATGTATTTCTCAATAAATTAATTTTGTGTTATCTCTTGGGAGATTTTTATCAAGCTGTTGAAAATGCCAGCAAAGCAGAACAGTATTTAGATGGAGTCACAGGATGGTTAAATGTGCCTTTATTCCATTTTTACGATTCTTTAGCACAACTTGCCATTTATCCATCAGCCGCATCTGAACATCAAAAACTGCTGCTCAATAAAGTGAATAATAATCAACAAAAGATGCAAATATGGGCAAGTTATGCGCCAATGAATTTTCAACATAAATATGAGCTTGTAGAAGCAGAAAAAGCTCGAATTTTAGGACAGTACTGGCAAGCAATGGCACATTATGACAAAGCCATTATTGCAGCGAAAGAGCAAGGATATATCCAAGAAGAAGCTCTTGCTAATGAACTAGCAGCAAAGTTTTATTTTGAGACTGGTAGAGATAAGCTAGCCCAGATTTATTTAATTGATGCTTACTATGGATATAGTAACTGGGGAGCCATAGCAAAGTTGAGAAATTTGGAAGTTAGATATCCCCAAATTGTCGTGCGGCTATCGGAACGGCAAACACCAAACTTAGGTAAAAATCAACTCATCAATTCTAGCAATCACAATACAAGTCAAGCTTTTGATTTAGCAACAGTAATGAAAGCTGCTCAAGCTCTTTCTGGCGAAATTGTTTTAGAGAAAATACTTGCTAAATTAATGCAAAGTCTGCTAGAGAATGCTGGTGCAGAAACAGGATATTTAATTCTAAATCAGGCAGATAATTTATTTATTGCAGCATCAGGTAGTTTTGGTCAAACTGAAATTAATGTGCGGCAATCTAGTCCTGTAGAAGTGAGCCAAAATTTACCAATATCAGTTATTAACTATGTGTATCGTACTGGTGAAAATGTTGTCATCAATGATGCTAATTGTGAAGATATCTTTACAACGGATGACTATATTGTTAGACACAAACCAAAATCGATTTTATGTAGCCCAATTGTAAATCAAGGCAAGTTAGTTGGTATACTTTACATAGAAAATAAATTGATTGCTGGAGCATTTACACCAGAACGATTAGAAGTTTTACAACTTTTATCATCACAAGCAGCAATTTCTTTAGAAAATGCCCATCTTTATCATGATTTAGAAGAATATAATCGGACTTTAGAAACAAAAGTTAAAGAACGTACTTTGGAATTACAAGCTAAAAATTTCCAATTACAACAAGAAATTCACGAGCGCCAAAGAGCCGAAGAAGCAGCCGCAGCTGCTAACTGCGCCAAGAGTGAATTTTTGGCTAATATGAGTCACGAATTGCGGACACCTTTAAATGGAATTTTGGGTTACACGCAAATATTTCAAACAGATACTTCTTTGAGTAGTCAACAAAGAAATGGTGTAAATATTATTCATCAGTGTGGTGAACATCTCTTAACACTGATTAATGATATTTTAGATATTTCTAAAATTGAAGCTCGGAAAATGGAGCTAGAGTTTAAGGAATTTAATTTTTCCGCTTTTTTAGAAGGTATAGCAGAAATTTGTCGGCTGCGGGCAGAAATTAAAAGTATCTCCTTAGTTTATCAGCCTCTTGGTTATTTACCCAAACTAATTCGGGGTGATGAAAAACGATTACGGCAAGTTTTAATCAATTTATTAAGTAATGCTGTTAAGTTTACAAAAAAAGGTAGGATAAATTTTAAAGTAGGTTATGTAACCCAGGACGGAGACTGGATATTAAATGGAGAAGAACTTACTAGCCAATCTCCAACACCAAAAATTCGCTTTTTAGTAGAAGATACAGGAATTGGTATTGCTCATGAGCAATTAGAAGAAATATTCCTGCCATTCAAACAGGTGGGTGAGGATAGTTTGAAGACGGAAGGAACTGGGTTAGGCTTATCAATTAGCCGTCAACTGGCTCAGATGATGGGTGGCGAATTATGTGTCAAAAGTGAACTAGGTAAAGGCAGTGTTTTTTGGTTAGATTTAGAATTACCAGAAGTTGAGCAACAGTTAAATTTTGATAGTGAGCAATCTAATATTATTGGTTTTACTGGCTCTAAACGCAAAATTTTAATTGTCGATGATAAATGGGAAAATCGCTCAGTTTTAGTCAATATTTTAGAGCCTTTAGGTTTTGAAATTTTGGAAGCAAGTGATGGTTTAGACTGTCTAAATAAAATCCCTAATTTTCAACCAGACTTGATTTTTATGGATTTAGTAATGACAGGAATGGATGGTTTTGAAGCTACCCGTCGCTTGCGATTGTTACCAAACTTTAAAGAAGTAGTAGTCATTGCAGTCTCGGCTAGTGTGTTTGAGTTTAATCAACAAGAAAGCAGAAAAGTTGGGTGTGATAACTTTCTCGCAAAACCCATCCAAAAATCTGAACTTTTAGAAAAGTTACAAGTTCACTTAAAATTGGCATGGGTATATGAAGACAAGGTAAGAAAGATGAAGGATGAACAAAAAAATTTCAATTTATCCTTTACACTTGACATCTCAGGCTTCGATTGTGCATCCCTCAGCAGATGA
- a CDS encoding TRAP transporter large permease: protein MTLAYEWLGPLMFAGALVLLSLGYPVAFSLGGVAIVFGLLGISLAVFDPIFLTAMPQRIFGIMANYTLLAIPYFIFLGSMLEKSGIAERLLETMGILLGRLRGGLALAVVLVGALLAATTGVVAATVVAMGLISLPIMLRYGYNKQLATGVIAASGTLGQIIPPSVVLVVLGDQLGVSVGDLFIGSVIPGLMMASAFGLHVLIVAFLKPDAAPALPAEVREIGGKALGTRVIQVMLPPLVVILLVLGSIFFGIATPTEAGAVGCVGAIALAAANGQLTLTSLRQVCDTTLRITSMVIFILFGSTAFSLVFRGLNGDQFMFDVLANLPGGKVGFLAVSMIVVFILGFFIDFFEIAFIVIPLFVPVAQRLGIDLVWYGVVLGANLQTSFLTPPFGFALFYLRGVAPPEVTTSDIYRGVIPFILLQLLVVLLIIVFPQIVSFLPSLGS, encoded by the coding sequence GTGACACTGGCTTATGAATGGCTGGGGCCGCTGATGTTTGCGGGTGCTTTGGTCTTGTTATCTCTGGGATATCCCGTAGCATTTTCCCTGGGTGGTGTAGCTATTGTCTTTGGTTTATTGGGCATTAGTTTGGCTGTGTTTGACCCCATATTTCTCACCGCTATGCCCCAGCGAATTTTCGGGATTATGGCTAATTACACCCTATTAGCTATTCCTTACTTTATTTTTCTAGGCTCAATGCTGGAGAAATCTGGCATCGCGGAACGGCTGTTAGAAACAATGGGGATTTTGTTGGGACGGTTGCGTGGTGGACTGGCCTTAGCAGTGGTATTGGTGGGAGCATTACTGGCTGCAACTACTGGTGTTGTAGCAGCCACAGTGGTAGCGATGGGTTTAATTTCTCTGCCAATTATGCTGCGCTATGGTTACAACAAACAATTAGCCACGGGTGTGATTGCAGCTTCAGGAACTCTAGGGCAAATTATTCCGCCGAGTGTGGTTTTGGTAGTCTTAGGCGACCAACTTGGTGTGTCTGTAGGTGATTTGTTTATTGGTTCGGTGATTCCCGGCTTGATGATGGCTAGTGCCTTTGGCCTGCATGTGCTAATTGTGGCATTTTTGAAACCAGATGCCGCGCCAGCTTTGCCTGCGGAAGTTCGAGAAATTGGCGGTAAAGCCTTGGGGACAAGGGTCATTCAGGTGATGTTGCCGCCTTTGGTAGTAATTTTACTTGTGTTGGGTAGTATATTTTTTGGCATTGCTACCCCCACAGAAGCAGGTGCTGTTGGTTGTGTAGGTGCGATCGCTTTAGCAGCAGCTAACGGTCAACTAACTTTAACATCTCTGCGTCAAGTATGTGATACTACTTTGCGAATCACCAGTATGGTGATTTTCATTTTGTTTGGTTCGACAGCTTTCAGCTTAGTATTCCGAGGATTAAATGGCGATCAATTTATGTTTGATGTCCTCGCCAATCTTCCTGGTGGTAAAGTCGGCTTTTTAGCCGTTAGTATGATTGTGGTGTTTATTCTCGGTTTCTTTATCGACTTTTTTGAAATTGCCTTTATTGTCATACCCTTATTTGTACCTGTTGCCCAGCGATTAGGCATCGATTTAGTTTGGTATGGTGTAGTATTAGGGGCGAATCTACAAACTTCCTTTTTAACACCACCTTTTGGCTTTGCTTTGTTTTATCTGCGTGGTGTTGCACCTCCAGAAGTCACCACATCTGATATTTATCGCGGTGTCATACCGTTTATTCTGCTGCAATTATTAGTTGTGTTGTTAATTATTGTCTTCCCGCAGATTGTCAGTTTCTTACCTTCTTTGGGAAGTTAA